The Desulfuromonas versatilis genome has a segment encoding these proteins:
- a CDS encoding PilW family protein, with the protein MAKRHLRSQAGLGLVELLVAAAIGLILLGGLYQVFISSSNAYRHDEQLSRLQENGRFALEALTREIRMAGYRGCFASGELVNTLNDTGFSYAFNTAVQGFEASGPGTWTPALHASITGALGGSDVLTLRSTASGAAPLTTQMPPPSADLKVPDGTSSLVDGGIVMISNCSGGAIFQITNYNPSNGNIVHNTGSSEVPGNATKDLGQAYGPGAEVVPVTTTSYYVAANAEGLPCLYRKGATAAAAEELVEGVDNLQVRYGEDTDGDRSVDQYVTANAVSDWAGVLAVRVGLLLRSVDPLPKKDPDTRTYTFNGTTIDPPDERVLRQVYVTTVGLRNRLP; encoded by the coding sequence ATGGCAAAACGACATCTGCGCAGCCAGGCCGGGCTGGGACTGGTCGAGTTGTTGGTAGCGGCGGCTATTGGTTTGATCCTGCTCGGCGGGCTCTACCAGGTCTTTATCAGCTCTTCCAATGCCTACCGGCACGACGAGCAACTTTCCAGGCTGCAGGAGAACGGGCGTTTCGCCCTCGAGGCGTTGACCCGCGAAATCCGCATGGCGGGCTACCGGGGCTGTTTCGCCAGCGGGGAGCTGGTCAACACCCTCAACGACACCGGCTTCAGCTACGCCTTCAACACGGCGGTGCAGGGTTTCGAGGCCAGCGGGCCGGGGACCTGGACGCCGGCGCTGCACGCCTCGATAACCGGCGCCCTGGGGGGGAGCGACGTGCTGACCCTGCGTTCGACGGCCTCGGGGGCCGCGCCACTGACCACCCAGATGCCGCCCCCCTCGGCCGACCTCAAGGTGCCCGACGGCACCAGCAGCCTGGTCGATGGGGGGATCGTCATGATCAGCAATTGTTCGGGGGGAGCGATTTTCCAGATCACCAACTACAACCCCTCCAACGGCAACATTGTGCACAACACCGGTAGCTCCGAGGTGCCGGGCAACGCCACCAAGGACCTCGGCCAGGCCTATGGGCCGGGGGCCGAGGTTGTGCCGGTGACAACTACCAGCTATTACGTGGCGGCAAATGCCGAGGGGCTGCCCTGCCTTTATCGCAAAGGGGCGACCGCCGCTGCCGCCGAAGAACTGGTCGAGGGGGTGGATAACCTGCAGGTGCGCTACGGCGAGGATACCGACGGCGACCGCTCCGTCGACCAGTACGTGACGGCCAACGCGGTGAGCGACTGGGCTGGGGTGCTGGCGGTGAGGGTGGGGCTGCTGCTGCGCAGCGTCGATCCTTTGCCGAAAAAGGACCCGGACACCCGCACCTACACCTTCAATGGAACCACCATCGACCCCCCGGACGAGCGGGTGCTGCGCCAGGTATACGTGACCACCGTGGGGCTGCGCAACCGGCTGCCGTAG
- a CDS encoding prepilin-type N-terminal cleavage/methylation domain-containing protein — translation MGYRGYTLVELLVVMAIMAMIGMITYPFFTNYQFQAIKELNKSDLDDRGNRVLNFIAEEIRETGFGVGALPKFADDSQISIGGTTFAASIVATDGGASGEDSLSILKARSFFQRLSVSVSAGVGDTTISLSRALTAGEIDPTASALSGVVFENHKSMYRVTAILTGPSRITLAQPLAEPVSAGTEVLGVRAVSFSLGGGNLTYNNFIDPAETLLSGVDGLQFSYLDVGGGAESNTPGASEDVRGIRTSVLARAPRTDKGFNNTDPYDNIANRDDYGPFNDGFRREEFSRLVEVKNNAY, via the coding sequence ATGGGATACCGAGGATATACGTTGGTGGAGCTGCTGGTGGTCATGGCGATCATGGCCATGATCGGGATGATCACCTACCCCTTTTTCACCAACTACCAGTTCCAGGCGATCAAGGAGCTCAACAAGAGCGATCTCGATGACCGCGGCAACCGGGTACTGAATTTCATCGCCGAGGAGATCCGGGAAACCGGCTTCGGGGTGGGGGCCTTGCCCAAGTTTGCCGACGACAGCCAGATATCCATCGGCGGCACGACCTTCGCCGCCAGCATTGTCGCCACCGACGGGGGCGCCAGCGGGGAAGACAGCCTTTCGATTCTCAAGGCACGGAGCTTTTTTCAACGACTCTCGGTCAGCGTCTCGGCCGGCGTCGGCGACACGACCATCAGCCTCTCGCGAGCTCTTACTGCCGGCGAGATCGACCCCACCGCCAGCGCCCTGAGCGGGGTGGTCTTCGAGAACCACAAGAGCATGTACCGGGTGACGGCAATTCTGACCGGGCCGTCGCGAATTACCCTGGCGCAGCCTCTGGCCGAACCGGTGAGTGCCGGGACCGAGGTGCTGGGGGTGAGGGCGGTCAGCTTCAGCCTGGGCGGAGGGAATCTGACCTACAACAACTTTATTGACCCTGCCGAAACGCTGCTGAGCGGGGTGGACGGGCTGCAGTTCAGCTACCTGGATGTCGGGGGAGGGGCAGAGAGTAATACCCCTGGCGCCTCGGAGGATGTCAGAGGCATCAGGACCAGTGTCCTGGCCCGGGCGCCGCGCACCGACAAGGGATTCAACAATACCGATCCTTATGACAATATTGCCAATCGTGACGACTATGGCCCTTTTAATGACGGCTTTCGCCGCGAGGAGTTTTCAAGGCTGGTGGAGGTGAAAAACAATGCCTATTAG
- a CDS encoding GspH/FimT family pseudopilin has protein sequence MPSPAWPVESTRTRPRGLSGFTLIELIVAMSVAGILLAVAVPSFKEVISSNRETAEVNTLVSALNLARSEAVKRGTPVTLCQSSDGAGCTADGGYENGWLVFADPDGDGSVDGGEVILRVSPPLQGNLTLRAEANFAEFVSFLALGTSRGNGGAGNGNFRLCDSRGAAKAFTVNISNTGRISSSRGAALCP, from the coding sequence ATGCCAAGCCCAGCATGGCCAGTTGAATCAACCCGCACCCGACCGCGGGGCCTTTCAGGGTTTACTCTAATCGAGCTGATTGTCGCCATGAGTGTCGCCGGCATTCTACTCGCGGTGGCTGTCCCGAGTTTCAAGGAAGTGATCAGCAGCAACCGCGAGACCGCCGAGGTCAACACTCTGGTTTCAGCGCTGAACCTGGCCCGGAGCGAGGCGGTCAAACGCGGGACCCCCGTCACCCTCTGCCAGAGCTCAGACGGAGCCGGCTGCACCGCGGATGGCGGCTATGAAAATGGCTGGCTGGTTTTTGCCGACCCGGACGGTGACGGCAGTGTCGATGGCGGCGAGGTCATCCTGAGAGTTTCTCCCCCTCTGCAGGGGAACCTGACGCTGCGCGCGGAGGCCAATTTTGCCGAATTTGTCTCCTTTTTGGCCCTGGGCACCAGTCGCGGCAACGGCGGGGCCGGCAACGGTAACTTCAGGCTCTGTGACTCCCGCGGGGCCGCCAAGGCCTTTACCGTCAATATCAGCAACACCGGACGGATCAGTTCGTCCAGAGGAGCTGCATTATGTCCGTGA
- a CDS encoding pilus assembly PilX family protein, producing the protein MPDIARKIVGDQRGAVLVTGLVLMLVLTLLGLAAMQSTTLQEKMAGNLSNRNVAFQAAEAALREGETFLGGATLPAFDGNGGLYQPAVNVFGLGWDAADSRPYSGVLGGVAAQPRYIVEELGPLESSSMSLTAGTAVSEDTLYRVTARGVGGAGAAEVILQSTYLR; encoded by the coding sequence ATGCCGGATATTGCCAGGAAAATTGTCGGGGACCAACGGGGCGCGGTGCTGGTGACCGGCCTGGTGCTGATGCTGGTGCTCACCCTGCTGGGGCTCGCCGCCATGCAGTCGACCACCCTGCAGGAGAAAATGGCCGGCAACCTGAGCAACCGCAACGTCGCTTTCCAGGCCGCCGAGGCGGCCCTGCGCGAAGGGGAGACCTTCCTTGGCGGGGCCACTCTTCCGGCCTTCGACGGCAACGGGGGGCTCTACCAGCCGGCCGTGAACGTTTTCGGGTTGGGCTGGGACGCGGCCGATTCGCGTCCCTATTCCGGGGTGCTCGGCGGGGTGGCTGCCCAGCCGCGCTACATCGTCGAGGAGCTCGGGCCGCTGGAGTCTTCCTCCATGTCCCTGACCGCCGGTACCGCGGTGAGCGAGGATACCCTGTACCGGGTCACAGCCCGGGGCGTGGGGGGCGCCGGGGCGGCGGAGGTCATCCTGCAGAGCACTTACCTGCGTTGA
- a CDS encoding pilus assembly FimT family protein — protein sequence MIRPLGPARGFTLIEMIVTIAVAGILLATAGLTLLPLVRSWQVRTAANQVYDDLGRAQSLAMRTGEYTLAGGQFQQNRVFVAFNGAANSYAAFTCTDANNNGNFNDAGECTQAFSGTLPSNVAFGVGSGVNKTACNNAGAAPAQNITYAPIAGAPCNGSPCLRMNKLGFSEAGGGQIYLTRSGKSYAVSGTRPGNFSVCSWNGSSWQ from the coding sequence TTGATCAGACCCCTGGGGCCGGCTCGGGGGTTCACCCTGATCGAAATGATCGTGACCATCGCGGTGGCGGGGATTCTCCTCGCCACCGCGGGGTTGACCCTGCTGCCGCTGGTCCGCTCCTGGCAGGTGCGCACCGCCGCCAACCAGGTTTACGACGACCTGGGCAGGGCCCAGAGCCTGGCCATGCGCACCGGCGAATACACCCTGGCCGGCGGCCAGTTCCAGCAGAACCGGGTGTTCGTGGCCTTTAACGGCGCAGCCAACTCCTACGCCGCCTTCACCTGCACCGACGCCAACAACAACGGCAATTTCAATGACGCCGGCGAATGCACCCAGGCCTTTTCCGGAACGCTCCCCTCCAACGTGGCCTTCGGAGTGGGAAGCGGGGTTAACAAGACGGCTTGTAATAACGCCGGCGCTGCCCCTGCCCAGAACATCACCTACGCCCCCATCGCCGGAGCACCCTGCAACGGCAGCCCGTGCCTCCGCATGAACAAGCTCGGTTTCAGCGAAGCCGGCGGCGGCCAGATCTACCTCACCAGAAGCGGCAAAAGCTATGCGGTCAGCGGCACCCGGCCGGGTAATTTTTCGGTGTGCAGCTGGAACGGCAGCTCCTGGCAGTAA
- the pilV gene encoding type IV pilus modification protein PilV, with the protein MSVNCHPDSGKWPGLGGEGGFSLVEAMVAMVVLSIGLLGVAGLQARALSDGTGAAMRSQAALYAYDIAERMRANRGDALNASAPYQVAPGEVPAISLPALVYNDLTDWLAEVGDLPSGQGGVELATLGTGRVKATITVRWLEKGALEQIQVETLL; encoded by the coding sequence ATGTCCGTGAATTGTCACCCGGATTCGGGCAAATGGCCGGGGCTCGGCGGCGAGGGGGGATTTTCCCTGGTCGAGGCCATGGTCGCCATGGTGGTGCTCTCCATCGGCCTGCTCGGGGTGGCCGGGCTGCAGGCGCGCGCCCTTTCCGACGGAACCGGAGCCGCCATGCGGTCGCAGGCCGCCCTGTATGCCTACGACATCGCCGAGCGGATGCGGGCCAACCGCGGCGATGCGCTGAATGCCTCGGCGCCCTACCAGGTCGCCCCGGGGGAGGTCCCGGCCATCTCGCTGCCAGCCCTGGTCTATAACGACCTCACGGACTGGCTGGCCGAGGTGGGGGATCTGCCATCGGGTCAGGGCGGGGTCGAACTGGCCACTCTGGGCACCGGACGGGTGAAGGCGACCATCACCGTGCGGTGGCTGGAGAAGGGGGCTCTTGAGCAGATCCAGGTGGAGACGCTGCTATGA
- a CDS encoding PilC/PilY family type IV pilus protein, translating into MKRLGLLFGGTLLVLLGLTLPAEAALRTFATGSVIVPMDPCWQPNSDNDVDNTYLHASCDSVKNDQGIFQAYGMVYTLLRKGIPVYWTIAQKTSVHGVDFTINGGAGAPVLKYGSNTPVDPAARTVAGESFSAHVIEYRGGPFVIDKKDLNTDALAVLNNYANVKKHVSQVDFTAPVEKTLASLPPKIAVLGQGATDVLQDYLIMSGLGFQTNVVYDVIPPSKIIDGTLANEYQLFWAPHWIIEDEINNQAERELVMLKLREFLESGNSAFLECASLESVEGSPKGGVDSSTQKYGGWLTKKDYTIPRIEINAGSQDQKYMTFDDSVSFLTQCGGWKYDPKGGHVHNFRPAQQVPYLYNNSVTRLAHDQDGAHPPGNPNIPGFDYYVGGRINGSATQGYVSFLAGHSYGKCQGNSGGSGNGTVDFVLDVQLKKGINSNEYIDITLNYGGNQALTARYYRSGTIQARNGATLTSKQVHDATLGIELKDATWKSNDKEVSGILIVNKTTGSVAINSVTITFPSSADELKGLDDANSASGKKTLCSDVKNSPATCSVNYNMPGTAGLSEEISSCNPVWGNTNTCGMRYVLNTVLGLQFTLVSNEFVESSPILDGRMMYAASFEFPGHKGHLRAIDLLETDPALRNKWDAAQQVPPAGTGAMPATPSKNNATRHLFTNNASFVKVGFDATDTQANLLKADLGKTDLNEAKALINSVRGRFGASAGNVGGTGEMSHRLWGITTSTPAVIGGSGIIGAQQGRDRIVYVGAEDGMLHAFYGGSWDGSAYGTGTGSEVWAYIPSKILPHLKNQPFNDPNQAAVVNVDGSPAVGDFFIDPDGNGLNEWHTVLVGTASVQSTNLGIFFALDITDPYAPKVLWEKTFPNDNVGNSKGVAIGSVQIGDTTRSYVFLTSTYSAKKPNSSGSYGINALALDLVSGNKVWQFSAPYSGTVSNVNEVPALPALMGLDQQGTVTKLVFGDMAGQVWALDPKTGQSIHRSNNQDLPVYTVPGGAPIGGGVAVFQDKVVFGTGGANFASDNATYGVYAINVGDSGSASLLWKLDLNQGEKVWSPPTIDSQGNIFLSTAKGFNKSLNPDSQGTTSGRLLILDMNNSGSVKRSVDIEGAGLGNVEVGDGVAVAISFDGKVTQIGSPQSGGGGGGEKAPVRVFSWRLR; encoded by the coding sequence ATGAAACGGCTTGGATTGCTTTTTGGGGGGACTCTGCTGGTTCTGCTGGGGTTGACACTGCCCGCGGAGGCGGCGCTGCGCACCTTTGCGACCGGATCCGTGATCGTGCCCATGGATCCCTGCTGGCAGCCGAACAGCGACAACGATGTCGATAATACCTACCTCCATGCCAGCTGCGACAGCGTCAAGAACGACCAGGGCATTTTCCAGGCTTACGGCATGGTCTACACCCTGTTGCGCAAGGGGATACCCGTCTACTGGACCATCGCCCAGAAAACCAGCGTTCACGGCGTCGATTTCACCATCAACGGCGGCGCCGGCGCCCCGGTTCTCAAGTATGGCTCGAACACGCCGGTCGATCCCGCGGCCCGCACCGTGGCCGGCGAATCCTTTTCGGCGCATGTCATCGAGTATCGCGGCGGGCCTTTCGTCATTGACAAGAAGGATCTCAATACCGATGCCCTGGCGGTGCTGAACAACTACGCCAACGTAAAGAAACATGTTTCCCAGGTGGATTTCACCGCCCCGGTGGAAAAGACCCTGGCCAGTCTGCCGCCGAAGATCGCGGTACTGGGTCAGGGGGCCACCGACGTGCTGCAGGATTATCTGATCATGTCGGGCCTGGGGTTCCAGACCAACGTGGTTTACGACGTCATCCCGCCGAGCAAGATCATCGACGGCACCCTGGCCAACGAGTACCAGCTTTTCTGGGCACCGCACTGGATCATCGAGGACGAGATCAACAACCAGGCCGAGCGCGAACTGGTGATGCTCAAGCTGCGCGAATTTCTCGAATCGGGGAACTCGGCGTTTCTCGAATGCGCCTCGCTGGAGAGCGTGGAAGGCTCGCCCAAGGGGGGAGTCGACAGCTCCACCCAGAAATACGGCGGTTGGCTGACCAAGAAAGACTATACGATCCCGCGCATCGAGATCAATGCCGGCAGTCAGGATCAGAAGTACATGACCTTTGACGACAGCGTCTCTTTCCTGACTCAGTGCGGCGGCTGGAAATACGACCCCAAGGGGGGGCACGTCCACAATTTTCGCCCGGCGCAACAGGTCCCCTACCTGTACAACAATTCGGTGACCCGACTGGCCCATGACCAGGACGGGGCCCATCCGCCAGGCAACCCCAATATCCCCGGGTTCGACTACTATGTCGGCGGCCGCATCAACGGCAGCGCCACCCAGGGCTACGTCTCCTTCCTGGCCGGCCACAGCTACGGCAAGTGCCAGGGCAACAGCGGCGGCAGCGGCAACGGCACCGTCGATTTCGTGCTGGACGTTCAGTTGAAAAAAGGCATCAACAGCAATGAATATATCGACATCACCCTGAACTACGGCGGCAACCAGGCGCTGACCGCCCGCTATTACCGCAGCGGCACCATCCAGGCCCGCAACGGCGCCACCCTGACCAGCAAACAGGTGCATGACGCCACCCTGGGGATCGAGCTCAAGGACGCGACCTGGAAAAGCAACGACAAGGAAGTTTCCGGGATCCTTATCGTCAACAAGACCACGGGGTCCGTGGCCATCAACAGCGTTACCATTACTTTCCCCAGCAGCGCCGACGAGTTGAAGGGCCTCGATGATGCCAACTCGGCCTCGGGGAAGAAAACCCTCTGCAGCGACGTCAAGAATTCGCCCGCGACCTGCTCGGTGAACTACAACATGCCGGGCACCGCAGGGCTTTCGGAGGAGATCAGTTCCTGCAATCCGGTCTGGGGCAATACCAACACCTGCGGCATGCGCTACGTGCTCAACACGGTGCTGGGGCTGCAGTTCACCCTGGTTTCCAACGAGTTCGTCGAGTCCTCGCCGATCCTCGACGGGCGCATGATGTATGCCGCCTCCTTCGAATTCCCCGGGCACAAGGGGCACCTGCGGGCCATCGATCTTCTGGAAACAGATCCGGCGCTGCGCAACAAATGGGATGCCGCCCAACAGGTGCCGCCCGCGGGGACGGGCGCCATGCCGGCCACCCCGTCGAAGAATAACGCGACCCGCCATCTCTTCACCAACAACGCCAGTTTCGTCAAGGTAGGCTTCGACGCCACCGACACCCAGGCCAATCTCCTGAAGGCGGATCTGGGGAAAACCGACCTCAACGAGGCCAAGGCGCTCATCAACTCGGTGCGCGGACGCTTCGGCGCCTCTGCCGGAAACGTGGGCGGAACCGGGGAAATGTCCCACCGGCTGTGGGGCATCACCACCAGCACCCCCGCGGTGATCGGCGGGTCGGGCATCATCGGGGCCCAGCAAGGCCGAGATCGAATCGTCTATGTGGGCGCCGAGGACGGCATGCTGCACGCCTTTTACGGCGGCTCCTGGGACGGCAGCGCCTACGGAACCGGCACCGGCAGCGAGGTGTGGGCCTACATCCCCTCCAAGATCCTGCCCCACCTGAAGAACCAGCCATTCAACGACCCCAACCAGGCCGCGGTGGTCAACGTGGATGGTTCGCCCGCGGTCGGGGACTTTTTCATCGATCCCGACGGCAACGGTTTAAACGAGTGGCACACCGTGCTGGTGGGGACCGCATCGGTGCAGTCCACCAACCTGGGGATCTTCTTCGCCCTGGACATCACCGATCCCTATGCTCCCAAGGTGCTCTGGGAGAAGACCTTCCCCAACGATAACGTCGGCAACTCCAAGGGGGTGGCCATCGGTTCGGTGCAGATCGGCGACACCACCAGGAGCTATGTTTTCCTGACCTCTACCTACAGCGCGAAGAAGCCCAACAGCAGCGGCAGCTACGGCATCAACGCCCTGGCCCTCGACCTGGTGTCCGGCAACAAGGTGTGGCAGTTCAGCGCTCCCTACAGCGGAACGGTGAGCAACGTCAACGAGGTTCCGGCCCTGCCCGCACTGATGGGCCTCGACCAGCAGGGGACGGTGACCAAGCTGGTCTTCGGCGACATGGCGGGCCAGGTCTGGGCGCTCGACCCGAAAACCGGCCAGTCGATCCACCGCTCGAACAACCAGGACCTGCCGGTCTATACCGTCCCCGGGGGCGCCCCCATCGGCGGCGGCGTGGCGGTCTTCCAGGACAAGGTGGTGTTCGGCACCGGCGGCGCCAACTTCGCCTCGGACAACGCCACCTACGGGGTGTACGCCATCAACGTCGGAGATTCCGGCAGCGCCTCGCTGCTGTGGAAGCTCGACCTGAACCAGGGCGAAAAGGTCTGGTCGCCGCCGACCATCGACAGCCAGGGGAATATCTTCCTGAGCACCGCCAAGGGGTTCAACAAATCCCTCAACCCCGATTCCCAGGGGACCACCAGCGGCCGCCTGCTGATCCTCGACATGAATAACAGCGGCTCGGTAAAGCGCTCTGTCGACATCGAGGGGGCGGGACTCGGCAACGTCGAGGTCGGCGATGGGGTGGCCGTGGCCATCTCCTTCGACGGCAAGGTGACCCAGATCGGTTCACCCCAGTCTGGCGGCGGTGGCGGCGGTGAAAAAGCGCCTGTCAGAGTCTTCTCCTGGAGGCTGCGTTGA
- a CDS encoding type IV pilus modification PilV family protein, translating into MNKRMFLPKGFTLVELMVALLVFMVAVLGLAPLLVTNMHTGAKTDLRNQARVRAAEWMDQLQAMSYAALPGQAGTDNDPPFALTTVVEVDPVGFADQTRLTVTVGWNYRGEPYSYQLQTFRTE; encoded by the coding sequence ATGAACAAGCGGATGTTCCTCCCCAAAGGTTTCACCCTCGTCGAACTGATGGTCGCTCTGCTGGTCTTCATGGTGGCGGTGCTCGGTCTGGCGCCGCTGCTGGTGACCAACATGCACACCGGCGCGAAAACCGATTTGCGCAACCAGGCCCGGGTGCGGGCGGCCGAGTGGATGGACCAGTTGCAGGCGATGAGCTACGCGGCACTCCCCGGTCAGGCAGGAACGGACAACGATCCGCCATTTGCCCTCACTACAGTTGTGGAGGTTGATCCTGTGGGCTTTGCCGATCAGACCCGGCTGACCGTTACGGTCGGTTGGAACTACCGTGGGGAACCCTACAGTTACCAGTTGCAGACCTTTCGGACCGAGTAG